A part of Aegilops tauschii subsp. strangulata cultivar AL8/78 chromosome 2, Aet v6.0, whole genome shotgun sequence genomic DNA contains:
- the LOC141040720 gene encoding ubiquitin-ribosomal protein eL40 fusion protein-like, which translates to MQIFVKTITGHTLTLEVKGTDTVDTVKARIQDKQGIAGAASQDPHQLPSLVFAGKQLDEEDGRTLADYGIGKESTLHHVLGLRGGLRHRSCYPNHISPSLLALALRYNENKMICRKCYGRLPPGATNCRKKKCGHTNDLRPKKRFDGRAGERRGQHGEAAASRGNGDGQVVGSGGAAVDLANGSRIGSTTDGSGESRRDDGGG; encoded by the exons atgcagatcttcgtcaagacaATCACCGGGCACACTCTCACGCTCGAGGTCAAGGGCACCGACACCGTCGACACCGTCAAAGCTCGGATCCAGGACAAGCAAGGGATCGCCGGCGCCGCCTCCCAGGACCCGCACCAGCTGCCGTCGCTCGTCTTCGCCGGGAAGCAGCTAGACGAGGAGGACGGCCGGACGCTGGCCGACTACGGCATCGGCAAGGAGTCGACGCTGCACCACGTGCTCGGCCTCCGCGGCGGCCTCCGGCATCGAAGCTGCTACCCCAATCACATCAGCCCCAGCCTCCTAGCGCTTGCGCTCCGCTACAACGAGAACAAGATGATCTGCCGCAA GTGCTATGGACGTCTTCCTCCGGGGGCTACCAACTGCCGCAAGAAGAAGTGCGGCCACACCAATGAC ctAAGGCCGAAGAAACGTTTCGATGGTAGAGCAG GTGAGCGACGCGGTCAACACGGGGAGGCGGCGGCATCTCGAGGGAACGGTGATGGCCAAGTTgtgggctccggcggggctgcTGTGGATCTGGCGAATGGCAGCAGGATCGGGTCGACGAcggacggctccggcgagagtcggagggacgacggcggcggctga
- the LOC109763871 gene encoding ubiquitin-ribosomal protein eL40 fusion protein-like produces MQIFIKTITGQTLTLEVKSTDTVDTVKARIQDKQGITGAASQDDPHQLPSLVFAGKQLDEDDGRTLADYGIGKESTLHHVLGLRGGFRQRSWYPHISPTLLALALRYNENKMICRKCYGRLPPGATNCRKKKCGHTNDLRPKKRFDGRAGLRGK; encoded by the exons ATGCAGATCTTCATCAAGACCATCACCGGGCAGACTCTCACGCTCGAGGTCAAGAGCACCGACACCGTCGACACCGTCAAAGCTCGGATCCAGGACAAGCAAGGAATCACCGGCGCCGCCTCCCAAGACGACCCGCACCAGCTGCCGTCCCTCGTCTTCGCCGGGAAGCAGCTCGACGAGGACGACGGCCGGACGCTGGCCGACTACGGCATCGGCAAGGAGTCGACGCTGCACCACGTGCTCGGCCTCCGCGGCGGCTTCCGGCAACGTAGCTGGTACCCCCACATCAGCCCCACCCTCCTAGCGCTTGCGCTCCGCTACAACGAGAACAAGATGATCTGCCGCAA GTGCTATGGACGTCTTCCTCCGGGGGCTACCAACTGCCGCAAGAAGAAGTGCGGCCACACCAATGAC ctAAGGCCGAAGAAACGTTTCGATGGTAGAGCAGGTTTACGAGGGAAATAG